One window of the Archangium primigenium genome contains the following:
- a CDS encoding serine/threonine-protein kinase, protein MASVEFSSLEAEVAFLRGLTAVTRMADEIIEDCLARGLALDAAVDVYLTQCARLVRASAGFVNLRGSQGPVLTRMLGNLGVDVFEASGWSGCRAVAPGRMLFCAPLALGRLELGTMGLVVEGHFEDGGALVMKLVSAMADQLDNAVLAFIALADGAHVLEKLDDLAPEEDPLTGTRSRIGRYELVTPLGTGGMAQVLVARTRGPEGLGRLVALKRILPQLVSDPVMVKQFLDEARIGLRLSHANLVTIHDFGESQGAYFLVMELVRGVDFDRVLTTVRPSASVVSAVVGQALQGLHAAHQAPGEDGRPLQLVHRDLSPHNLMVGFDGRVKVLDFGVAKARAQRTVTLPGIVKGKPLYMSPEQALGKKLDARSDLFAVGLILYEALTGQRAFDRGDDMATMEAICDDELARPSKVPPALWSVLARALQKRPELRFAHAQEMADALADACPPARDGEVGQLMRNHFPERLQGFERLERVHLNGTPPAVPPRAAPGRASKNEAR, encoded by the coding sequence ATGGCGTCCGTGGAATTCTCATCCCTGGAAGCCGAGGTCGCGTTCCTGCGCGGGCTGACCGCCGTGACGCGCATGGCGGACGAAATCATCGAGGACTGTCTGGCCCGCGGGCTGGCGCTCGACGCGGCCGTGGACGTCTACCTCACGCAATGCGCGCGGCTGGTGCGCGCCTCGGCGGGGTTCGTCAACCTCCGGGGCAGCCAGGGCCCGGTCCTCACCCGGATGCTGGGCAACCTCGGCGTGGATGTCTTCGAGGCCTCGGGCTGGTCGGGCTGTCGCGCCGTGGCGCCGGGCCGGATGCTCTTCTGCGCCCCGCTCGCGCTGGGACGGCTGGAGCTGGGCACCATGGGGCTCGTGGTGGAGGGGCACTTCGAGGACGGCGGGGCCCTGGTGATGAAGCTCGTGTCCGCCATGGCGGATCAGCTCGACAACGCGGTGCTCGCCTTCATCGCCCTGGCGGACGGCGCGCACGTGCTGGAGAAGCTGGATGACCTGGCGCCCGAGGAGGACCCCCTCACGGGCACGCGCTCGCGCATCGGCCGCTACGAGCTGGTGACGCCCCTGGGCACCGGCGGCATGGCCCAGGTGCTGGTGGCGCGCACCCGGGGTCCGGAGGGCCTGGGGCGGCTCGTGGCGCTCAAGCGCATCCTGCCGCAACTGGTGTCGGATCCCGTCATGGTGAAGCAGTTCCTGGACGAGGCGCGCATCGGCCTGCGCCTGTCCCACGCCAACCTCGTCACCATCCACGACTTCGGCGAGTCGCAGGGGGCCTACTTCCTGGTGATGGAGCTGGTGCGGGGCGTGGACTTCGATCGGGTGCTCACGACGGTGCGCCCGTCCGCGTCCGTGGTGTCGGCCGTGGTGGGGCAGGCCCTTCAAGGCCTGCACGCCGCCCACCAGGCGCCTGGCGAGGACGGGCGTCCGCTGCAGCTCGTGCATCGGGACCTGTCGCCGCACAACCTGATGGTGGGCTTCGACGGGCGGGTGAAGGTGTTGGACTTCGGCGTGGCCAAGGCGCGGGCCCAGCGCACGGTGACGCTGCCCGGCATCGTGAAGGGCAAGCCGCTCTACATGTCTCCGGAGCAGGCGCTGGGCAAGAAGCTGGATGCCCGGAGCGACCTGTTCGCCGTGGGCCTCATCCTGTACGAGGCCCTCACGGGTCAGCGCGCGTTCGACCGGGGGGACGACATGGCCACGATGGAGGCCATCTGCGACGATGAACTCGCCCGGCCCTCCAAGGTCCCGCCCGCGTTGTGGAGCGTGCTCGCCCGTGCGCTCCAGAAGCGCCCCGAGCTTCGCTTCGCCCATGCCCAGGAGATGGCCGACGCCCTGGCGGACGCCTGCCCTCCGGCACGAGACGGGGAAGTGGGCCAGCTCATGCGCAACCACTTCCCCGAGCGGCTCCAGGGCTTCGAGCGCCTGGAGCGGGTTCATCTGAACGGGACGCCGCCCGCTGTTCCCCCGCGAGCGGCTCCGGGTCGGGCCTCGAAGAACGAGGCCCGGTGA
- a CDS encoding branched-chain amino acid ABC transporter permease produces the protein MSQLLQHLINGIASGTIYALIALGYTMVYGVLKLINFAHGDVMMVGVYMGYATAFALGREARGSLGGVLLIFLVAMGGCALLGFLIERFAYRPLREKPRLTALITAIGISFTLSYGFQLDIGFLPGSAPRAFPQIIKPAQWFTLGDPEFPDVVLWNWQVISLVVAVGLMTGLQFLVYRTRFGRAMRAVSFDHRVAALMGIPTDRVISVTFMIGSALAAGAGLLYAIKDTSVSPLMGLYVGLKAFVAAVIGGIGNVPGAMVGGLLLGLVEEFVVGYAASTWRDAVAFGFLILVLLVRPGGLFGRVAAEKV, from the coding sequence ATGTCCCAACTCCTCCAACATCTCATCAACGGCATCGCCTCGGGCACCATCTACGCGCTCATCGCGCTGGGCTACACGATGGTGTACGGCGTGCTCAAGCTCATCAACTTCGCCCATGGCGACGTGATGATGGTGGGCGTGTACATGGGCTACGCCACGGCCTTCGCGCTCGGGCGCGAGGCCCGGGGCTCGCTGGGCGGCGTGCTGCTCATCTTCCTGGTGGCCATGGGCGGCTGCGCGCTGCTCGGCTTCCTCATCGAGCGCTTCGCCTACCGGCCGCTGCGCGAGAAGCCCCGGCTCACGGCGCTCATCACCGCCATCGGCATCTCGTTCACGCTCTCCTACGGCTTCCAGCTCGACATCGGCTTCCTGCCGGGCTCGGCGCCCCGGGCGTTCCCGCAGATCATCAAGCCCGCGCAGTGGTTCACGCTCGGCGACCCCGAGTTCCCGGACGTGGTGCTGTGGAACTGGCAGGTCATCTCGCTGGTGGTGGCGGTGGGGCTGATGACGGGCCTGCAGTTCCTCGTCTACCGCACGCGCTTTGGCCGGGCGATGCGGGCGGTGTCCTTCGACCACCGCGTGGCGGCGCTGATGGGCATTCCCACCGACCGGGTCATCTCGGTGACGTTCATGATCGGCAGCGCGCTGGCGGCGGGAGCGGGTCTGCTCTACGCCATCAAGGACACGTCCGTCAGTCCGCTGATGGGGCTGTACGTGGGCCTCAAGGCCTTCGTGGCGGCGGTCATCGGCGGCATCGGCAACGTGCCGGGCGCCATGGTGGGCGGGCTCTTGCTGGGTCTGGTGGAGGAGTTCGTGGTGGGCTACGCCGCGAGCACCTGGCGTGACGCGGTGGCCTTCGGCTTCCTCATCCTCGTGCTGCTCGTGCGTCCCGGGGGCCTGTTCGGCCGGGTCGCGGCGGAGAAGGTCTGA
- the thpR gene encoding RNA 2',3'-cyclic phosphodiesterase, producing MRLFVAVTLGPALEATVTDALRDLSRHAPRARWVPPANLHLTLSFLGDVDAPRAAEVERVLRPVGAAHAPLELSVQGGGGFGAPERPRVLWAGVGGDTAALGALQADVAAALGPLGFEPEHREYVAHLTLARARSPGGDRELAACVQALQAARWGTARVERVVLFESQGGRYHPRADFPLGTP from the coding sequence ATGCGCCTCTTCGTCGCCGTCACCCTGGGCCCGGCCCTCGAGGCCACCGTCACGGACGCCCTGCGCGACCTGTCGCGTCACGCCCCTCGCGCGCGGTGGGTGCCGCCCGCCAATCTGCACCTCACCTTGAGCTTCCTCGGAGACGTGGACGCGCCGCGCGCCGCCGAGGTGGAGCGGGTGCTGCGTCCGGTGGGCGCGGCGCACGCGCCCCTGGAGCTCTCCGTCCAGGGAGGGGGCGGCTTCGGCGCTCCGGAGCGGCCCCGGGTCCTCTGGGCGGGCGTGGGCGGGGACACGGCCGCGCTGGGCGCGCTCCAGGCGGACGTGGCGGCGGCGCTCGGGCCCCTGGGCTTCGAGCCCGAGCATCGCGAGTACGTGGCCCACCTCACCCTGGCACGCGCGCGGAGCCCCGGAGGCGACCGGGAGCTGGCCGCGTGCGTCCAGGCGCTCCAGGCGGCCCGCTGGGGCACCGCCCGGGTGGAGCGCGTGGTGCTCTTCGAGAGCCAGGGGGGCCGCTACCACCCGCGCGCCGACTTCCCGCTGGGCACGCCCTGA
- a CDS encoding putative metal-binding motif-containing protein has protein sequence MSPRSLLVVSLLALVAAGCRDKGAVQLTVAFPEFKPGCVRVSIQDANGTGTERVKDVKDELAAKSSGGQLTVGAWREAGWSTSVRVTALAYERGCEGTPVETQSTTVTVEDGQIVKTTLSLTARDADGDGYVTAAMRGTDCDDTQATVNPGQPELCNGRDDNCDGTRDEGYNVGQSCTNASQCGGAIACTATGGAECKPTQATYRLYLDQDGDGYGTGPAVESCTSTRDGYAQQDGDCDDTQAKVKPSAEELCDGQDNNCDGNTDEGYGLEETCAQLNGCRQKKACTSERAAQCVYVDQPTTYYPDDDLDSYGRSDGAVKTCLAPVEGYITRGGDCNDGNRFTFPGADELCDQEDNNCNDISDEGGVCPAGGPTWKDESSSGGAADVWRSVSLWNDGQGVWVVGGSKYELRAPGQASFSIPAGKCSGTLDLNVVWASLQGGDGLFAGANSFIGGHAVAGACLQNSGNHATGTNVQGFTEVRLSDGSLEVHFGGTTSSAGRMFWSNKTSNLGQQDVDKPVYDVHGLSREVLFAVGGNEPNFLGLSGEARIYRYTAGAQPWAKETIQSTGTLPLVNNRLRAVWVVNPRLAYAVGDGGSVLIWNGTSWNTHKSPTSEDLLSVVAFGKRSIYVTSSAGKIYRYGRNDTWSQVHQVNPGKPLNDIAGNNPGNLWVVGEQSRRLHWPQ, from the coding sequence ATGTCCCCGCGCTCCCTGCTCGTCGTGAGCCTCCTGGCCCTGGTTGCTGCTGGTTGTCGTGACAAGGGCGCCGTCCAGCTCACCGTCGCCTTTCCCGAGTTCAAACCCGGCTGCGTGCGCGTGAGCATCCAGGACGCCAACGGCACCGGCACCGAGCGCGTCAAGGACGTGAAGGACGAGCTCGCGGCGAAGAGCTCGGGCGGGCAGCTCACGGTGGGGGCCTGGCGCGAGGCGGGCTGGAGCACCTCCGTGCGCGTGACCGCGCTCGCCTACGAGCGTGGCTGCGAGGGCACGCCCGTGGAGACCCAGTCCACCACGGTGACCGTGGAGGACGGGCAGATCGTCAAGACCACCCTGAGCCTGACGGCGCGGGACGCGGATGGCGATGGCTACGTCACCGCCGCCATGCGGGGCACGGACTGCGACGACACCCAGGCCACGGTGAACCCCGGGCAACCCGAGCTGTGCAACGGACGGGACGACAACTGCGACGGCACGCGGGACGAGGGCTACAACGTGGGGCAGTCGTGCACGAACGCGTCGCAGTGTGGAGGCGCGATCGCCTGCACGGCGACGGGGGGCGCCGAGTGCAAGCCCACCCAGGCCACCTACCGGCTCTACCTGGACCAGGACGGCGACGGCTATGGAACCGGCCCCGCCGTGGAGTCGTGCACGAGCACGCGCGACGGTTACGCCCAACAGGACGGGGACTGCGATGACACCCAGGCGAAGGTGAAACCCAGCGCCGAGGAGCTCTGCGACGGCCAGGACAACAACTGCGACGGCAACACGGACGAGGGCTACGGCCTGGAGGAGACGTGCGCGCAGCTCAACGGCTGCCGGCAGAAGAAGGCGTGCACGTCCGAGCGCGCCGCGCAGTGCGTCTACGTCGATCAGCCCACGACCTACTACCCGGACGACGACCTGGACTCCTACGGCCGGAGCGATGGCGCCGTGAAGACCTGTCTGGCACCTGTCGAGGGGTACATCACACGCGGCGGGGACTGCAACGACGGCAACCGCTTCACCTTCCCGGGCGCGGACGAGTTGTGCGACCAGGAGGACAACAACTGCAACGACATATCGGACGAGGGCGGCGTGTGCCCCGCGGGCGGGCCCACGTGGAAGGACGAGTCCTCATCGGGAGGGGCCGCGGACGTGTGGCGCTCCGTGTCGCTCTGGAACGACGGCCAGGGCGTGTGGGTCGTGGGCGGCTCGAAATACGAGCTGCGCGCCCCCGGGCAGGCCTCCTTCAGCATCCCCGCGGGCAAGTGCTCGGGCACGCTCGACCTCAACGTGGTCTGGGCCTCGCTCCAGGGAGGTGACGGCTTGTTCGCGGGGGCCAACAGCTTCATCGGTGGACATGCCGTGGCGGGCGCGTGTCTGCAGAACAGTGGCAATCACGCCACGGGCACGAACGTGCAGGGGTTCACGGAAGTCCGCCTGTCGGATGGGAGCCTCGAGGTGCACTTCGGAGGAACGACGAGCTCCGCGGGCCGGATGTTCTGGAGCAACAAGACGAGCAACCTCGGCCAGCAGGATGTCGACAAGCCCGTCTACGACGTGCACGGCCTCTCCCGCGAGGTGCTGTTCGCGGTGGGCGGCAACGAGCCGAACTTCCTGGGTCTCTCCGGTGAAGCGCGCATCTACCGCTACACGGCGGGGGCGCAGCCCTGGGCGAAGGAGACCATCCAGAGCACGGGCACCCTCCCCCTGGTGAACAACCGGCTCCGGGCGGTGTGGGTGGTCAACCCGCGGCTGGCCTACGCCGTGGGGGACGGCGGCTCGGTGCTCATCTGGAATGGCACGAGCTGGAACACGCACAAGTCGCCGACCAGCGAGGACCTGCTGTCCGTGGTCGCCTTCGGCAAGCGCTCCATCTACGTCACCTCGAGCGCGGGCAAAATCTATCGCTACGGCCGGAACGACACCTGGAGCCAGGTGCATCAGGTCAATCCCGGCAAGCCGCTCAACGACATCGCGGGCAACAACCCCGGCAACCTCTGGGTCGTCGGAGAGCAGAGCCGCCGCCTGCACTGGCCCCAGTAG
- a CDS encoding ABC transporter ATP-binding protein: protein MSEERVKLLGERRAFPPLLSVEGVKVSYGAIQALRGVTLTVGQGEVVALIGANGAGKTSTLRAVSGMLKPVGGRITFKGEDITGAKAHQLVPRGMAHAPEGRGVFPNLTVLENLELGAYLRRDTEAIAADLEKSYVLFPRLKDRRKQLAGTLSGGEQQMLAIARALLSRPTLLLLDEPSLGLAPQVTETIFRNLRDVSASGVSILLVEQNAHLALNFAHYGYVLETGEVVMAGAGKALLESPEIRKAYLGE from the coding sequence GTGAGCGAGGAGCGGGTGAAGTTGCTGGGCGAGCGCCGGGCGTTTCCGCCCCTGCTGTCGGTGGAGGGCGTGAAGGTGTCCTATGGCGCCATCCAGGCGCTGCGGGGCGTGACGCTCACGGTGGGGCAGGGCGAGGTGGTGGCGCTCATCGGCGCGAACGGCGCGGGCAAGACGAGCACCCTGCGCGCGGTGAGCGGCATGCTCAAGCCGGTGGGCGGGCGCATCACCTTCAAGGGCGAGGACATCACCGGCGCCAAGGCGCACCAGCTGGTGCCGCGCGGCATGGCGCACGCGCCCGAGGGCCGCGGCGTGTTCCCCAACCTCACGGTGCTGGAGAACCTGGAGCTCGGGGCGTACCTGCGCCGCGACACCGAGGCCATCGCCGCGGACCTGGAGAAGAGCTACGTGCTCTTTCCGCGCCTCAAGGACCGGCGCAAGCAGCTCGCGGGGACGCTGTCCGGCGGCGAGCAGCAGATGCTGGCCATCGCCCGCGCCCTGCTCAGCCGCCCCACGCTGCTCCTCTTGGACGAGCCCTCGCTGGGCCTCGCGCCCCAGGTGACGGAGACCATCTTCCGCAACCTGCGCGACGTGAGCGCCTCGGGGGTGAGCATCCTGCTGGTGGAGCAGAACGCGCACCTGGCGCTCAACTTCGCCCACTACGGCTACGTGCTGGAGACGGGCGAGGTGGTGATGGCGGGCGCGGGCAAGGCGCTCCTGGAGAGCCCGGAGATCCGCAAGGCGTACTTGGGCGAGTAG
- a CDS encoding metal-dependent hydrolase, translated as MTATRVHRGVLMASFGHVAVGMALARVSARDTPTRSLAPRMLACAALALLPDADVVAFALGIPYAATWGHRGASHSLVLAAAVALGVALLTRAVGGPARSAGLLTLLAVGSHGPLDAMTTGGLGPALLWPFEEARHFFPWRPIPVAPIGGGMLSARGAYVLAVEALLFLPFWAYALWPRRRRPTVAGES; from the coding sequence ATGACGGCCACCCGAGTGCACCGCGGGGTCCTCATGGCGAGCTTCGGTCACGTGGCGGTGGGCATGGCGCTGGCACGAGTGAGCGCGAGGGACACCCCCACGCGGAGTCTGGCCCCGCGCATGCTGGCCTGCGCGGCGCTCGCCCTGCTGCCGGACGCGGACGTCGTCGCCTTCGCGCTGGGCATTCCCTACGCGGCGACCTGGGGACACCGGGGCGCCTCGCACTCGCTCGTCCTCGCCGCGGCGGTGGCGCTCGGCGTGGCGCTGCTCACCCGCGCGGTGGGAGGCCCCGCCCGCTCCGCCGGCCTGCTCACGCTGCTCGCCGTGGGCAGCCACGGCCCCCTGGACGCGATGACCACGGGCGGCCTGGGCCCGGCGCTCCTGTGGCCCTTCGAAGAGGCCCGCCACTTCTTCCCCTGGCGCCCCATCCCCGTGGCCCCCATTGGTGGGGGCATGCTCTCCGCGCGCGGCGCCTACGTGCTCGCCGTGGAGGCGCTGCTCTTCCTTCCCTTCTGGGCCTACGCCCTCTGGCCCCGCCGCCGTCGGCCGACCGTGGCCGGAGAAAGCTGA
- a CDS encoding branched-chain amino acid ABC transporter permease, with amino-acid sequence METAAVPTASRVPASLRGILPVVLALPVLFVAEWALRDAPFAVYLLSVIGVNIILAVSLNIVNGMTGQFSIGHAGFMAVGAYLAGITSLTLKDVAISFLPVAVSDQVFLLVSLLVAGLCAALAGFLVGLPSLRLRGDYLAIVTLGFGEIIRVAVTNTQAFGRALGLSGIPQTSSVAMVGFWVFLSVLVARRIAGSSHGRSLWAIREDEVAAEAMGVNTTGYKVRAFVVSSFFAGVAGGLFAHFVPIINPGSFTFVKSMEIVVMVVLGGLGSTTGAIVAAVVLTLLPEGLRSLFGALAPEGNLAQQVDQIRMPVYGLLLVVLMLARPQGLFGTRELWEVVPRWLTRRRKGM; translated from the coding sequence ATGGAAACCGCCGCCGTGCCAACCGCTTCCCGGGTGCCCGCCTCGCTGCGCGGCATCCTTCCCGTGGTGCTCGCCCTGCCGGTGCTCTTCGTGGCCGAGTGGGCGCTGCGCGACGCTCCCTTCGCCGTCTACCTGCTGTCCGTCATCGGGGTGAACATCATCCTCGCGGTGAGCCTCAACATCGTGAACGGCATGACGGGCCAGTTCTCCATCGGCCACGCGGGCTTCATGGCGGTGGGGGCGTACCTCGCGGGCATCACGTCGCTCACGCTCAAGGACGTGGCCATCTCCTTTCTGCCCGTGGCGGTGAGCGATCAGGTCTTCCTGCTCGTGTCCCTGCTGGTGGCGGGCCTGTGCGCGGCCCTGGCGGGCTTCCTCGTGGGCCTGCCCTCGCTGCGGCTGCGGGGGGACTACCTCGCCATCGTGACGCTCGGCTTCGGGGAGATCATCCGCGTGGCCGTGACGAACACCCAGGCCTTCGGCCGGGCGCTGGGCCTGAGCGGCATCCCCCAGACGTCCTCGGTGGCCATGGTGGGCTTCTGGGTGTTCCTGAGCGTGCTGGTGGCGCGCCGCATCGCGGGCTCCAGCCACGGCCGCAGCCTGTGGGCCATCCGCGAGGATGAGGTGGCCGCCGAGGCCATGGGCGTGAACACCACGGGCTACAAGGTGCGCGCCTTCGTGGTGTCCTCGTTCTTCGCGGGCGTGGCGGGCGGCCTGTTCGCCCACTTCGTGCCCATCATCAATCCGGGCTCCTTCACCTTCGTGAAGTCCATGGAGATCGTGGTCATGGTGGTGCTGGGCGGCCTGGGCTCCACCACGGGCGCCATCGTGGCCGCGGTGGTGCTCACGCTGCTGCCCGAGGGCCTGCGCTCGCTCTTCGGCGCGCTCGCGCCCGAGGGCAACCTGGCGCAGCAGGTGGATCAGATCCGCATGCCCGTCTACGGCCTGCTCCTGGTGGTGCTGATGCTGGCGCGTCCCCAGGGCCTGTTCGGGACGCGGGAGTTGTGGGAGGTCGTGCCGCGGTGGCTGACCCGTCGTCGGAAGGGGATGTGA
- a CDS encoding ABC transporter substrate-binding protein produces the protein MRRLAPVLLAAFALFSAACEKKSQPQPSGEAPGGQAAQPGTTGTPPSSDSLLLGVVTSLTGAQATFGVSTRNGVEMAIKEANEAGGVKGKKLSVRVFDDQSKPEEAAQSVTRLITQDKVLVILGDVASSNSLAMAEKAQAAGVPMITPASTNPAVTQKGDFIFRVCFIDPFQGFVMAKFARENLKLDRVAILQDNKSAYSIGLTEVFTAKFKEMGGTLLATESYSQGDTDFRAQLTSIKKLKPQGIYVPGYYNDVGIIARQARELGLTVPMMGGDGWDSEKLFELAGDTLDGSYFSNHYSPQNPDPRVKNFIANYKAAYKSVPDALAALGYDAARVAIAALERSKDLSGPAIRDAIAQTQGFEGVAGKISLDEQRNAVKSAAILKVANGTTEFVTTINP, from the coding sequence ATGCGCCGTCTCGCCCCGGTATTGCTCGCAGCGTTCGCCCTCTTCTCCGCCGCGTGCGAGAAAAAGTCCCAACCCCAGCCCTCGGGGGAGGCGCCGGGCGGCCAGGCGGCCCAGCCAGGCACCACGGGCACGCCCCCCAGCTCGGACTCCTTGCTGCTGGGCGTGGTCACCAGCCTCACGGGCGCCCAGGCCACCTTCGGCGTTTCCACGCGCAACGGCGTGGAGATGGCCATCAAGGAGGCCAACGAGGCGGGTGGGGTGAAGGGCAAGAAGCTGTCGGTGCGGGTGTTCGACGACCAGAGCAAGCCCGAGGAGGCCGCTCAGTCCGTCACGCGGCTCATCACCCAGGACAAGGTGCTGGTGATCCTCGGGGACGTGGCGTCCTCCAACTCGCTGGCCATGGCGGAGAAGGCGCAGGCGGCCGGGGTGCCGATGATCACCCCCGCGTCCACCAACCCCGCGGTCACGCAGAAGGGCGACTTCATCTTCCGCGTGTGCTTCATCGATCCCTTCCAGGGCTTCGTGATGGCGAAGTTCGCGCGCGAGAACCTCAAGCTGGATCGCGTGGCCATCCTCCAGGACAACAAGAGCGCCTACTCCATCGGGCTCACCGAGGTGTTCACCGCCAAGTTCAAGGAGATGGGCGGCACGCTGCTGGCCACGGAGAGCTACTCCCAGGGCGACACGGACTTCCGCGCGCAGCTCACGAGCATCAAGAAGCTCAAGCCCCAGGGCATCTACGTGCCGGGCTACTACAACGACGTGGGCATCATCGCCCGCCAGGCGCGCGAGCTCGGGTTGACGGTGCCGATGATGGGCGGCGACGGCTGGGACTCGGAGAAGCTGTTCGAGCTGGCCGGTGACACGCTGGACGGCAGCTACTTCTCCAACCACTACTCCCCGCAGAACCCCGATCCCCGCGTGAAGAACTTCATCGCCAACTACAAGGCGGCCTACAAGTCGGTGCCGGACGCCCTGGCGGCGCTCGGGTACGACGCGGCCCGCGTGGCGATCGCCGCGCTCGAGCGGAGCAAGGACCTGAGCGGTCCGGCCATCCGGGACGCCATCGCCCAGACGCAGGGCTTCGAGGGCGTGGCGGGGAAGATCTCGCTCGACGAGCAGCGCAACGCCGTGAAGTCCGCCGCCATCCTCAAGGTCGCCAACGGCACGACCGAGTTCGTCACCACGATCAATCCCTGA
- a CDS encoding ABC transporter ATP-binding protein yields the protein MSGPLLEAVGVSIQFGGLKALSDFNLAIHAGDLQGLIGPNGAGKTTAFNVLTGVYQASQGDVRVGGQRVNGRLPHQINHAGLARTFQNIRLFRALTALDNVKVACRAQTALNDGSVGPGAKLREALGNYRDWWRAMLLTPGFMEEERELTRQAERLLEVMGLSHRRDEEARNLPYGEQRRLEIARALGTRPRVLLLDEPAAGMNTREKADLMVLIRRLRDEFQLGILVIEHDMKLVMGICEKITVLDHGETIARGAPAEVRGDRKVIEAYLGDSYLESHGGAA from the coding sequence ATGAGCGGGCCCCTGCTCGAAGCCGTGGGAGTGAGCATCCAGTTCGGAGGCCTCAAGGCGCTCTCGGACTTCAACCTCGCCATCCACGCGGGAGACCTCCAGGGCCTCATCGGCCCCAATGGCGCGGGGAAGACGACCGCCTTCAACGTCCTCACCGGCGTGTACCAGGCCAGCCAGGGCGACGTGCGCGTGGGCGGACAGCGGGTGAACGGCCGGCTGCCCCATCAGATCAACCACGCGGGCCTGGCGCGCACCTTCCAGAACATCCGCCTGTTCCGGGCCCTCACGGCCTTGGACAACGTGAAGGTGGCGTGCCGCGCGCAGACGGCGCTGAACGACGGGAGCGTGGGGCCTGGCGCGAAGTTGCGCGAGGCGCTGGGCAACTACCGCGACTGGTGGCGCGCCATGCTGCTCACGCCCGGCTTCATGGAGGAGGAGCGCGAGCTGACGCGCCAGGCGGAGCGTCTGCTCGAGGTCATGGGCCTGTCGCACCGCCGCGACGAGGAGGCGCGCAACCTGCCCTATGGCGAGCAGCGCCGCCTGGAGATCGCCCGCGCGCTGGGGACCCGGCCCCGGGTGCTGCTGCTGGACGAGCCGGCGGCGGGCATGAACACGCGCGAGAAGGCGGACCTGATGGTGCTCATCCGCCGGCTGCGCGATGAGTTCCAACTGGGCATCCTGGTCATCGAGCACGACATGAAGCTCGTGATGGGCATCTGCGAGAAGATCACGGTCCTGGATCACGGCGAGACGATCGCCCGGGGCGCGCCGGCCGAGGTCCGCGGCGATCGCAAGGTCATCGAGGCCTACCTGGGTGACAGCTACCTGGAGTCCCACGGAGGCGCGGCGTGA